A portion of the candidate division KSB1 bacterium genome contains these proteins:
- a CDS encoding ACT domain-containing protein, whose translation MQKIKEVFAVVENRPGAIGQLCQELARHKINIEAIGVFGDVAKLWVSNTNKALKTLSALGYEVEEREVLAAELENQPGALAMLTLALGGAGINIEYCYGTMSPGQERGVVILDVSDINRALAVMGK comes from the coding sequence ATGCAGAAGATCAAGGAAGTATTCGCAGTCGTGGAGAACCGGCCTGGGGCCATTGGGCAGCTGTGCCAGGAGCTCGCGCGGCACAAAATCAACATTGAGGCCATCGGCGTGTTCGGCGACGTGGCCAAGCTGTGGGTCTCCAACACCAACAAGGCCTTGAAGACCCTCAGCGCCCTGGGCTACGAGGTTGAGGAGCGGGAGGTATTGGCCGCCGAGTTAGAGAACCAGCCCGGCGCCCTGGCAATGCTTACCCTCGCCTTGGGCGGAGCCGGGATCAACATTGAGTACTGCTACGGCACTATGAGCCCGGGACAAGAGCGCGGCGTGGTGATCCTGGATGTGTCGGACATCAACCGGGCACTGGCAGTGATGGGCAAGTAG
- a CDS encoding N-acetyltransferase, translated as MEIREVRSRREERAFVALPYRLYKGHPYWVPPLRSEQRKQLRPATNPLLLHCDYALFLAWDGGQPVGRIAAFVDRHANAYWGGSIGFFGSYECVDDDEVATALLGAARQWLQARGMTAMRGPISFESQNWGFVVEGFDYPPTVMSPYNPPFYNRQMEAFGLRKAKDLEVYRGDAARGYVLPERFVRHLQRIQERHQVRVRTIDVKRLDSEVRVIVDLANRSLAHNWGYAPVTDAEAAEMARSLKLILDPTVVFIAESAGQPIGFSIAFPDVNELLRGLNGRLFPFGIFRLLFGLKKVNSYRMWALGIVPEFHRRGIDTLLYVKTYEALQPGGARLEANYVLEDNYAMKDAILKLGLRLVRRYRVYEMPLAPSS; from the coding sequence ATGGAGATCAGGGAGGTTCGCTCACGGCGGGAGGAGAGGGCTTTCGTGGCTCTGCCCTATCGCTTGTACAAGGGGCACCCCTATTGGGTGCCACCATTGCGCAGCGAACAGCGGAAGCAGCTCCGTCCGGCGACTAACCCGCTGCTGCTGCATTGCGATTATGCGCTCTTCTTAGCCTGGGACGGCGGCCAGCCCGTGGGGCGCATCGCCGCCTTTGTGGATCGCCACGCCAACGCTTACTGGGGCGGCTCCATCGGCTTCTTCGGCTCCTACGAGTGCGTTGATGACGATGAGGTCGCCACTGCCCTGCTGGGCGCGGCGCGGCAGTGGCTGCAGGCGCGGGGCATGACTGCCATGCGCGGGCCCATCAGCTTCGAGTCGCAGAACTGGGGCTTTGTCGTCGAAGGGTTCGACTACCCGCCCACGGTCATGTCGCCGTACAATCCGCCGTTCTACAACCGCCAGATGGAGGCGTTCGGCTTGCGCAAGGCGAAGGACCTGGAGGTATATCGGGGCGATGCCGCGCGCGGGTATGTGCTGCCGGAGCGCTTTGTGCGCCACCTGCAGCGCATCCAGGAGCGCCATCAGGTGCGAGTGCGGACAATAGATGTGAAACGTCTGGACAGCGAAGTGAGGGTCATCGTCGACCTTGCCAATCGCTCTCTTGCGCATAACTGGGGCTATGCTCCTGTGACTGACGCAGAGGCAGCCGAGATGGCGCGCAGCCTCAAACTCATCTTAGATCCGACGGTGGTCTTTATTGCGGAATCCGCCGGGCAGCCCATCGGGTTTTCCATTGCCTTCCCGGACGTGAACGAGCTGCTGCGTGGCCTCAACGGGCGACTCTTCCCGTTCGGCATCTTTAGGCTGCTCTTTGGGCTCAAGAAGGTGAACAGCTACCGCATGTGGGCGCTGGGCATAGTGCCAGAATTCCACCGCCGGGGGATCGACACTCTGCTGTACGTGAAGACGTACGAGGCGCTGCAGCCGGGCGGCGCACGCCTAGAGGCCAACTATGTGCTGGAAGACAACTATGCAATGAAAGACGCCATCCTCAAGCTTGGCCTGCGATTGGTAAGGCGGTATCGGGTCTACGAGATGCCACTTGCCCCGTCGTCCTGA
- a CDS encoding energy transducer TonB, which produces MTRWLRIACVGTTFLSLLGTIRGGSVARVTFFQVWVLAGYEGLAESAFPGMANEPTIMVVRQDEGQRLEVAAWLKELFRLESVDLLDLETVVEVNSAEVSGAQPPFFDAGESGEFRVWWLGGTSSSVEGMVVVSLAADFLGQDLVPAMQVLCAPGEMVLVARRVGLQSEGEELGSLAALGKPGMIFILAAKGELMEVDQNSCRKAVDHYLRLRGQQKPTGGTIKLVEDPGYVLMRQLFAQSLQLSDLDYGEDKRVPVSSGFPRPEVMPYDTPPQLNKGGEALMAALERVFTAEELATFVKTTVTVLVNEKGQAEEVRITPPVNQEMRRRWLRALKLLRWQPATLHGKDVHAWTVLPVGEMLK; this is translated from the coding sequence ATGACACGTTGGCTGCGCATAGCTTGTGTGGGCACGACATTTCTGAGCTTGCTTGGCACGATACGCGGCGGTTCAGTTGCGCGCGTGACGTTTTTTCAGGTGTGGGTGCTGGCCGGCTACGAAGGTTTGGCGGAATCGGCCTTCCCGGGCATGGCCAACGAGCCGACCATCATGGTGGTGCGCCAGGACGAAGGCCAGCGGCTAGAGGTAGCCGCCTGGCTCAAGGAGCTGTTTCGCTTAGAGAGCGTCGACCTCCTTGATCTGGAGACCGTAGTGGAAGTGAACAGCGCAGAGGTCAGCGGCGCCCAGCCGCCCTTCTTTGATGCCGGGGAGTCTGGGGAGTTCCGCGTCTGGTGGCTCGGGGGGACCTCGTCTTCAGTAGAGGGCATGGTCGTTGTCTCCTTGGCGGCGGATTTCTTAGGCCAGGACCTGGTTCCGGCCATGCAGGTGCTGTGTGCACCAGGCGAAATGGTCCTGGTGGCCAGGCGGGTGGGTCTGCAGAGCGAAGGGGAGGAGCTTGGCTCGCTGGCAGCGCTGGGAAAGCCGGGCATGATTTTCATACTTGCCGCAAAGGGCGAGCTAATGGAAGTTGACCAGAACAGCTGCCGCAAGGCGGTGGACCACTACCTGCGGCTGCGCGGTCAGCAGAAACCCACCGGCGGCACCATCAAACTGGTCGAGGACCCTGGCTATGTTCTCATGCGCCAGCTGTTCGCGCAGAGCCTGCAGCTCAGCGACCTCGACTATGGGGAGGACAAGCGCGTACCCGTCAGCTCCGGTTTTCCGCGGCCGGAAGTGATGCCCTACGACACCCCGCCGCAACTGAACAAAGGCGGGGAGGCTCTCATGGCCGCCTTGGAGCGGGTTTTCACGGCTGAGGAGCTGGCTACGTTTGTCAAGACGACGGTGACGGTTTTGGTGAACGAGAAGGGGCAGGCGGAGGAGGTGCGCATTACGCCGCCGGTGAACCAGGAGATGCGCAGGCGCTGGCTCCGGGCGCTGAAACTCCTACGCTGGCAGCCGGCAACCCTGCACGGCAAAGATGTACACGCCTGGACGGTGCTGCCCGTAGGGGAGATGTTGAAATGA
- a CDS encoding transketolase — protein MGQAGTVKTYEQLQAEFAHWEKIKDMVDQCIDFMLNLRQSGHPGGSRSKVHAFVVTALSGVMRWDPRHPEKRFADRFILVGGHTNPLVYAALAVLNEALRRKYERTKDRRYLIPDAQKRAVFSEDLLTLRRRGGLPGHAEMAGKTLFFKFNTGPSAHGSPVAAGQALALKLAGAEDVRVFAMEGDGGLTPGAAHETQNNAYGLGLNNLFYLIDWNDFGIDDHRISSIVHGSPQEWFAAHGWRVMGTEQGMEWGPVAKTIWDLVYGDNPHKLPNAAWFKTRKGRGYGIFDNKSHGMPHTPMNSPVFWEWRKEFMERYAITFDGYGSPAPATEEERREQTRRNLRHVMEVYDQDPDLVDYVADRLVELGDAIPEDKPSLRFSFEQNPTADPVITDYRRYPAELFAKPGEKLPNRAALAKFGAWVNAYAHQKYGRPLFIAMSADLAESTNIAGFAKKWGDFPGFGVYNRDTNLTGALLPQAITEFANAGICAGLACVNLARDPFAEFNGFYGACSTYGSFVYLKYGPLRLLSQLAQDCDIKIGKVLWVVGHSGPETADDSRTHFGIFAPGVTQLFPEGQVVNVCPWEHNEVPVVIGAALATDAHIIALHLTRPPIEIPDREALGLPSFFEAAKGAYVLRDYVPGQKVGGTIFVQGTSTTSNMIKILPELAREKLNVKIVAAISPELFRLQPASYRESVVSPAEWLDSTVITNAARRGMYDWIAHRVAIDYAMSADWDNRWRTGGTVDEICEEAHISPEWLLRGIERFVRDREKRLRTIRDAADKALQL, from the coding sequence ATGGGTCAGGCGGGCACGGTGAAGACTTACGAACAGCTGCAAGCGGAGTTTGCCCATTGGGAAAAGATAAAGGACATGGTCGATCAGTGCATTGATTTTATGCTCAATCTGCGGCAGAGTGGCCACCCCGGGGGCTCGCGCTCCAAGGTGCATGCCTTCGTGGTCACCGCGCTGAGTGGCGTCATGCGCTGGGATCCCCGCCATCCGGAGAAGCGCTTTGCCGACCGTTTCATCCTGGTGGGTGGTCACACCAATCCGCTGGTGTACGCTGCGTTGGCGGTCCTCAATGAGGCCTTGCGGCGCAAGTATGAACGCACCAAAGACAGACGCTACCTGATTCCGGATGCCCAAAAGCGGGCGGTCTTTTCCGAAGACCTGCTCACGCTCCGCCGGCGTGGCGGACTACCTGGTCACGCAGAAATGGCCGGCAAGACGCTCTTTTTCAAGTTCAACACTGGACCCTCTGCGCACGGCTCCCCTGTGGCCGCCGGCCAGGCACTGGCCCTCAAGCTGGCCGGGGCCGAGGACGTGCGCGTGTTCGCCATGGAGGGCGACGGCGGCCTCACGCCGGGAGCAGCCCACGAAACGCAAAACAACGCCTACGGTCTGGGGCTCAACAATCTCTTCTACCTCATCGACTGGAACGACTTTGGCATCGACGACCATCGCATTAGTTCCATCGTGCATGGTTCTCCGCAGGAGTGGTTTGCAGCCCACGGCTGGCGGGTGATGGGCACTGAGCAGGGCATGGAGTGGGGCCCTGTGGCCAAGACGATTTGGGACCTTGTGTACGGCGACAACCCGCACAAGCTGCCCAACGCCGCCTGGTTCAAGACGCGCAAGGGACGTGGTTATGGGATCTTTGACAACAAGTCCCATGGCATGCCGCACACGCCCATGAATAGCCCTGTTTTCTGGGAGTGGCGAAAAGAGTTCATGGAGCGCTATGCCATTACCTTCGATGGCTACGGCAGCCCGGCGCCGGCCACCGAGGAAGAACGACGGGAGCAGACGCGCCGTAACCTGCGCCACGTCATGGAGGTGTACGACCAAGATCCCGACCTGGTCGACTATGTGGCCGACAGACTGGTCGAGCTGGGTGATGCCATCCCCGAGGACAAGCCCTCGCTGCGATTTTCCTTCGAGCAGAACCCGACTGCCGATCCGGTGATCACCGACTACCGCCGCTACCCGGCGGAGCTTTTTGCCAAGCCGGGCGAGAAGCTTCCCAATCGCGCGGCTCTAGCTAAATTTGGTGCCTGGGTCAACGCCTACGCGCACCAGAAGTACGGCAGACCGCTGTTCATCGCCATGTCCGCTGACCTGGCCGAGTCGACCAACATCGCGGGTTTTGCCAAAAAGTGGGGCGATTTCCCTGGCTTTGGCGTCTACAACCGCGACACAAACCTGACTGGTGCACTGCTGCCCCAGGCCATCACGGAATTTGCCAACGCAGGAATCTGCGCCGGACTGGCATGCGTCAACCTCGCCCGCGACCCCTTTGCCGAATTCAACGGCTTTTACGGCGCCTGCTCGACCTATGGGTCGTTTGTCTACCTCAAGTACGGCCCTCTGCGCCTGCTCAGCCAGCTGGCGCAGGACTGCGACATCAAAATCGGCAAGGTGCTCTGGGTGGTTGGCCATTCTGGCCCGGAGACGGCTGATGATTCCCGCACCCACTTTGGTATCTTTGCGCCCGGAGTGACGCAGCTCTTCCCAGAGGGGCAAGTGGTCAACGTCTGTCCTTGGGAGCACAATGAAGTGCCGGTGGTGATAGGAGCAGCTCTTGCCACCGACGCGCACATCATTGCCTTGCACCTCACGCGCCCGCCCATCGAAATACCGGACCGTGAGGCATTGGGCCTCCCCTCGTTCTTCGAAGCGGCCAAAGGGGCTTACGTCCTTCGCGACTACGTGCCTGGGCAAAAGGTTGGCGGAACCATCTTCGTCCAGGGGACCAGTACCACTTCCAACATGATCAAGATTCTGCCGGAGCTGGCGCGGGAGAAGCTGAACGTGAAGATTGTCGCGGCCATCAGTCCTGAGCTCTTCCGCCTGCAACCGGCCTCCTACCGGGAGTCGGTGGTCTCCCCGGCAGAGTGGCTGGACTCCACGGTGATCACCAATGCGGCGCGGCGGGGCATGTACGACTGGATCGCCCATCGCGTGGCCATCGACTATGCCATGTCCGCCGACTGGGACAATCGCTGGCGCACCGGCGGTACGGTGGACGAAATCTGCGAAGAGGCGCACATCTCGCCGGAATGGCTGCTCAGAGGCATCGAGCGCTTTGTGCGGGACCGGGAGAAGCGGCTGCGCACCATCCGTGATGCGGCCGACAAAGCGCTGCAACTTTAG
- a CDS encoding Gfo/Idh/MocA family oxidoreductase — translation MSSPLAQTKVSRPPIKLGIIGTGLAARNLHWPVLKELPDLFRVTAVCNRGEEKAAEFARLVGLSRYYLDYGQMLAEADVEAVLVAVPIALNYPVSLECAKAGKHVMCEKPVAVDLAQGRKMMHLSAEYGVVGQIAEQFYYREDILRAKELIEGGELGEVFQIRMDVTVRIDPDSGSGATGWRIAPAHRGGFVTDAGVHHMAQLRLLAGEVARVHAFARRQSPHFGGVDNVCINLLFRSGAIGHYAASYTAASSERWWVKTVVFGTKGTLEIGHGQLWLQPAGKRKRQHLRWEGFDGGYRNQWIAFYRALTEGEVPLASPAQTYRDLQLILAALDAAERGQVVSLEE, via the coding sequence ATGAGTTCTCCTCTTGCCCAAACGAAGGTAAGTCGACCGCCCATCAAGTTGGGCATCATCGGTACCGGGCTGGCCGCGCGCAACCTGCACTGGCCGGTGCTCAAAGAGCTCCCGGACCTGTTTCGGGTGACTGCCGTGTGTAATCGGGGGGAGGAGAAGGCAGCAGAGTTCGCGCGGCTGGTGGGACTGAGCCGCTACTACCTGGATTATGGCCAGATGCTTGCAGAGGCAGATGTCGAGGCCGTGCTGGTGGCGGTGCCCATTGCCCTCAACTATCCGGTCAGCCTGGAGTGCGCCAAGGCAGGCAAGCACGTGATGTGCGAAAAGCCGGTTGCCGTCGACCTCGCCCAGGGACGCAAGATGATGCACCTCTCGGCCGAATACGGCGTGGTGGGGCAGATCGCCGAGCAGTTCTACTACCGCGAGGACATCTTGCGTGCCAAGGAGCTGATCGAGGGCGGCGAGCTCGGCGAAGTCTTCCAGATCCGCATGGACGTCACGGTGAGGATTGACCCAGACTCTGGTTCTGGCGCCACCGGCTGGCGCATTGCGCCGGCCCACCGCGGCGGCTTTGTGACCGATGCGGGGGTGCACCACATGGCGCAACTGCGGCTGCTCGCCGGCGAGGTGGCGCGCGTGCACGCCTTTGCCCGACGGCAAAGCCCGCACTTTGGCGGCGTGGACAACGTGTGCATCAACCTTCTGTTTAGATCCGGAGCCATCGGCCACTATGCGGCGTCGTACACGGCAGCAAGCAGCGAGCGCTGGTGGGTGAAAACGGTCGTGTTCGGGACCAAAGGCACCCTGGAGATTGGCCATGGCCAGCTCTGGCTGCAGCCGGCAGGCAAGCGCAAGCGGCAGCACCTGCGCTGGGAAGGGTTCGACGGCGGCTACCGGAACCAGTGGATCGCGTTCTATCGCGCCCTCACTGAAGGCGAAGTGCCCTTAGCCTCGCCTGCGCAGACCTATCGCGACCTGCAGCTCATTCTGGCGGCTCTGGATGCAGCCGAAAGGGGCCAGGTCGTGTCTTTAGAGGAGTGA
- a CDS encoding haloacid dehalogenase-like hydrolase, translating into MKTRHLLALFDIDGTLLHSGGAGKRAMIAAFRDVFGCENGFADVQMAGRTDPEIVREALAKQGLPWDADLVEAFRRRYLELIGPELAVPSAAKRLLPGIPAVLDALQGLGFVTLGLLTGNWKEGAHAKLAHCGIDGYFRLGAFADDAEERDRLLPFALARMRQLTGIAIAPRDVVVVGDTIRDIECARPHGAVTVAVATGGNTMAELAEAHPDFLLADLSDCGAVAKMFTALATSLGR; encoded by the coding sequence ATGAAGACACGGCACCTCTTGGCGTTGTTCGACATCGACGGCACCCTGCTCCACTCCGGCGGGGCGGGCAAGCGTGCCATGATCGCCGCCTTCCGCGACGTGTTCGGGTGCGAGAACGGCTTTGCCGACGTACAGATGGCCGGCCGCACCGATCCGGAGATTGTGCGCGAGGCGTTGGCCAAACAAGGTCTGCCGTGGGATGCAGACCTGGTGGAGGCCTTCCGCAGGCGCTACCTGGAGCTCATCGGCCCAGAGCTGGCGGTTCCTTCTGCAGCAAAGCGCCTGCTGCCAGGAATTCCGGCAGTGCTGGATGCGCTGCAAGGGCTCGGCTTTGTGACCCTTGGTCTGCTCACCGGAAACTGGAAGGAAGGCGCCCACGCCAAGCTCGCCCACTGCGGGATTGACGGCTACTTTCGGCTGGGCGCCTTTGCCGATGATGCCGAAGAGCGCGACCGGCTCTTGCCCTTTGCCTTGGCCCGGATGCGGCAACTGACCGGCATCGCCATTGCGCCTCGGGATGTGGTGGTTGTTGGCGACACCATCCGCGACATCGAGTGTGCGCGTCCCCACGGGGCGGTGACGGTAGCGGTGGCCACCGGCGGCAACACCATGGCCGAACTGGCCGAAGCCCACCCGGACTTCCTGCTTGCCGACCTATCTGACTGTGGGGCGGTGGCAAAGATGTTCACGGCGCTGGCTACGTCCCTGGGGCGCTGA
- a CDS encoding T9SS type A sorting domain-containing protein, which translates to MPPNAPDAERRVRQILAESGFDALSPVEVTRLSRLLQRRIPDDMLRRLLQRMTLGDRYDRRQLGKLPRPSLPISTANDQPLTAAQQAVIAQVLEDFQVNENVGGCVQYEPAIAVDANGNFVVVWQDERNGNDDVYTQRYNSSGATQGANFRVNDEGGSSEQRYPAIAADGSGHVVVVWMDERNGDADIYAQLFDSQGQKIGANYRVNNDTGTKLQRDPDVKLVNGHIYTTRQDDRIEGQGWDIFARVDDFVPAAPGLSSPQNNSTLTTNPPALTFTVPADAHNDVLHFRVEISRTSGFTSPITGSSFESKNNTSGFSPTPPLPSGTGTCTFTVPAALGIGDYWWRVSAWDGRAYGSSSTSWKFTIVASPTATTAAASNVTANSAKFNGTVNPNGLSTTVKFQYGTSTSYGSEIAAPPSSVSGTSSTSVSAQLSGLSPNTTYHYRVVATDSLGTTYGEDESFRTSFLYPSSFTLGHAVNFPSHARGSDYQPTDYRILGLPGASNAKLSTLMPGVQEKDWQAYWDNGAASDYFVPFDGSDVFIFSVGRAFWLIHKGPWTVNTTVASPPLNASNQAEVPLHAGWNLITNPFTQSIAWSAVQAANAVSQPIWAFNGTFTITSQFSPYEGYYFDNTAAQLTLLKVPYPGALPRSAVTQESGAGGWQVQVVLTTGACTDSAAWFGVSDQASSGLDALDFRKPRAIGPVPLLCFRHPEWDEQYPISASDIRPPVESLEKWQLEVATPVHQSSELTFLGLEQVPSDLAIWLVDERFGFRVDLRQRPGYSFTPTAQTSKFTILVGQQGAIEGELTSPVPTALYLGSNFPNPFNATTTIPVAIPAKTQVSLRLYNARGEMVRTAFAGSLEPGTYQFHLDGKDEAGYPLHSGVYLYRLVAGTHGTLTRKMILIR; encoded by the coding sequence TTGCCGCCGAATGCCCCGGACGCCGAGCGACGGGTGCGGCAGATTCTGGCGGAATCCGGCTTTGATGCCCTCTCGCCGGTGGAGGTGACGCGCCTCTCCCGCTTGCTGCAGCGGCGCATCCCTGACGACATGCTGCGCCGGTTATTGCAGCGAATGACCCTGGGGGACCGGTATGACCGCCGGCAGTTGGGGAAGTTACCACGACCATCCCTTCCCATTAGCACCGCCAATGACCAGCCGCTCACTGCGGCGCAACAGGCGGTCATTGCCCAGGTGCTGGAAGATTTTCAGGTCAATGAAAATGTTGGGGGATGTGTGCAATATGAACCCGCCATCGCCGTTGACGCTAACGGCAATTTTGTGGTGGTGTGGCAGGATGAGCGGAATGGAAATGATGACGTTTATACCCAGCGCTACAATAGCAGCGGCGCCACGCAGGGGGCGAATTTTCGGGTCAATGATGAGGGCGGCAGCAGTGAGCAACGGTATCCCGCCATTGCTGCCGACGGCAGCGGCCATGTTGTGGTGGTGTGGATGGATGAGCGGAATGGGGATGCCGACATTTATGCTCAGCTTTTCGATAGCCAGGGACAGAAAATCGGCGCAAACTATCGGGTGAACAACGATACGGGTACGAAACTCCAACGTGATCCCGATGTCAAATTGGTGAACGGTCATATCTATACCACCCGGCAGGATGACCGCATCGAAGGCCAGGGGTGGGATATCTTTGCCCGGGTAGATGACTTTGTGCCGGCAGCGCCCGGCTTGAGCTCCCCGCAGAATAACAGTACCCTCACCACGAACCCACCGGCACTCACCTTCACGGTTCCAGCCGACGCCCATAACGATGTGCTGCACTTTAGAGTGGAAATCTCCCGCACCAGCGGTTTCACCAGCCCCATTACCGGCAGCTCGTTCGAGAGCAAAAACAACACCAGCGGCTTCAGTCCGACACCGCCGTTGCCCTCGGGCACGGGAACCTGCACGTTTACCGTGCCCGCGGCGCTGGGGATCGGAGACTATTGGTGGCGAGTGAGCGCCTGGGATGGTCGGGCCTATGGGAGTAGCTCCACCTCATGGAAATTCACCATTGTTGCCTCGCCCACGGCAACAACGGCGGCGGCGAGCAATGTCACGGCCAACTCGGCCAAGTTCAACGGCACGGTCAACCCCAATGGGCTCAGCACCACGGTCAAGTTTCAATACGGCACCAGCACCAGCTATGGCAGTGAGATCGCTGCACCGCCCAGCTCGGTGAGCGGCACCAGTTCCACATCCGTGTCCGCCCAACTATCCGGGCTTTCGCCAAATACCACCTATCACTATCGGGTGGTGGCGACCGACAGCTTGGGGACCACCTATGGGGAGGATGAAAGCTTTAGAACGTCCTTCCTCTACCCCTCCAGCTTCACACTCGGGCACGCCGTCAACTTTCCCTCTCATGCCCGCGGGTCGGACTATCAGCCTACCGATTACCGTATCCTCGGGCTTCCAGGGGCAAGCAATGCCAAACTAAGCACCCTGATGCCAGGCGTGCAGGAAAAGGACTGGCAAGCCTACTGGGATAACGGCGCCGCCAGCGACTATTTCGTACCCTTTGATGGCAGCGATGTGTTCATCTTCTCGGTGGGCAGGGCCTTTTGGCTGATCCACAAAGGCCCCTGGACGGTGAATACCACCGTCGCCTCGCCCCCCCTGAACGCCTCGAACCAGGCCGAAGTCCCCTTGCACGCTGGCTGGAACCTCATCACCAACCCGTTCACCCAGTCCATTGCCTGGTCCGCGGTTCAGGCGGCCAACGCCGTCAGCCAACCCATCTGGGCGTTCAATGGCACCTTCACCATAACGTCACAGTTCTCTCCTTATGAAGGGTACTACTTTGACAACACCGCTGCCCAGTTGACGCTCCTCAAAGTTCCCTACCCTGGTGCGCTCCCCAGATCCGCGGTCACCCAGGAGTCAGGCGCCGGCGGTTGGCAGGTCCAGGTGGTGCTCACCACAGGCGCCTGCACCGACAGCGCCGCGTGGTTCGGAGTCTCTGACCAGGCCAGTAGCGGGTTGGACGCATTGGACTTTCGCAAGCCGCGCGCCATTGGCCCTGTGCCTTTGCTGTGCTTCCGCCACCCGGAGTGGGATGAGCAGTACCCGATTTCCGCATCCGACATTCGTCCCCCTGTGGAGAGCCTCGAGAAATGGCAGCTTGAGGTGGCAACACCGGTGCACCAATCCTCAGAGCTCACCTTCCTCGGCCTTGAGCAGGTCCCAAGCGATCTCGCAATTTGGCTCGTGGACGAGCGCTTCGGTTTTCGCGTAGACCTCCGCCAGAGGCCTGGCTACTCCTTCACCCCCACCGCGCAAACATCAAAGTTCACGATTTTGGTGGGGCAGCAGGGGGCCATAGAGGGGGAACTGACCTCACCGGTCCCCACGGCGCTGTACCTTGGCAGCAATTTCCCGAACCCCTTCAACGCGACCACGACTATTCCTGTGGCTATTCCTGCCAAGACCCAGGTGAGTCTCAGGCTGTACAACGCCCGAGGGGAAATGGTGCGAACCGCGTTCGCGGGTAGCTTGGAGCCAGGTACCTACCAGTTCCACCTTGACGGGAAAGACGAGGCCGGGTACCCGCTTCACTCCGGCGTGTACCTTTACCGCCTGGTGGCCGGAACTCACGGCACGCTGACGCGGAAGATGATATTGATTCGCTGA
- a CDS encoding PEGA domain-containing protein, whose amino-acid sequence MRNGEVSECSIRLEKLATVRILSIPADASLFINGRPVGKSPWAQEYVAGTRLAIRITKDEHVDWTEEVVLSGDTTISAKLALAGGTLSITTTPAGAKVYLDGQGIGISPVRQEQVAAGEHVLHIEAHGYVPIEDKVAVEMGRVAERDYTLTRLCLLEIESTRPALNSLSTVRSQVRHRSAFRHRRERNSSWS is encoded by the coding sequence GTGCGCAACGGAGAAGTCAGCGAATGCAGCATCCGGCTAGAAAAACTGGCAACGGTGCGTATCTTGTCCATCCCGGCGGACGCATCGCTGTTCATAAATGGCCGTCCGGTGGGAAAAAGTCCTTGGGCGCAGGAGTATGTGGCGGGCACCCGATTAGCCATACGAATCACCAAAGATGAGCATGTTGACTGGACAGAGGAAGTTGTGCTCTCGGGCGACACCACCATTTCCGCCAAGTTGGCCCTCGCCGGGGGCACGCTAAGCATCACCACTACGCCTGCCGGGGCGAAGGTATACTTGGACGGCCAGGGGATCGGCATATCCCCGGTGCGACAAGAGCAAGTGGCCGCAGGTGAGCATGTCCTGCACATCGAAGCCCACGGATACGTGCCAATTGAGGACAAGGTGGCCGTCGAGATGGGAAGAGTAGCCGAGCGCGACTACACGCTGACCAGGCTCTGTTTGCTGGAGATAGAGTCTACCCGCCCGGCGCTAAACTCTTTATCAACGGTCAGGTCGCAGGTCAGACACCGTTCCGCTTTCAGGCACCGGCGGGAACGGAACTCCAGTTGGAGCTGA
- a CDS encoding PEGA domain-containing protein yields MKKSLLCAAVLAAALLAPSLYSQTARLRTAAVLELDTRMAVSRAEAGTLTDRLRSMLVRTRRLSVVERGKMEDLLREAGFQQTGCTTTECAVQVGRILNAEFMISGSVGRIGRVYTIDINVIDVESASIVNSISEDYRGEIEGLLDLMRPIADQLADFMEKHRPVLPEVGTLKVLTLPVPAEVFLDGNPVGESPVQIDTLTPGEHVVRVSVRE; encoded by the coding sequence ATGAAGAAATCGCTCCTGTGCGCTGCCGTTCTCGCTGCTGCCCTACTGGCTCCGTCGCTTTACTCCCAAACCGCGCGCCTGCGAACTGCCGCCGTCCTGGAATTGGACACCCGCATGGCGGTCTCGCGTGCCGAAGCAGGAACCCTCACCGACCGTCTCCGTTCCATGCTCGTGCGCACTCGCCGGCTCAGTGTAGTGGAGCGTGGCAAGATGGAGGACCTCTTGCGCGAAGCCGGCTTCCAGCAAACCGGCTGTACCACCACCGAGTGTGCCGTGCAGGTCGGCAGAATTCTCAACGCAGAGTTCATGATCAGCGGTTCCGTGGGCAGGATCGGTCGCGTGTACACCATCGACATCAACGTAATCGACGTCGAGAGTGCGAGCATCGTCAATTCCATCTCCGAGGACTATCGCGGCGAGATCGAAGGCCTGCTGGATCTGATGCGCCCCATCGCTGATCAGCTGGCCGATTTCATGGAGAAACATCGTCCCGTGCTCCCCGAGGTAGGGACACTCAAGGTGCTGACCCTGCCCGTGCCGGCAGAGGTCTTCCTGGACGGAAATCCGGTAGGGGAATCTCCTGTTCAGATCGATACCCTAACGCCCGGCGAGCATGTCGTCAGGGTTTCGGTAAGGGAGTAG